From Denitrovibrio acetiphilus DSM 12809, the proteins below share one genomic window:
- a CDS encoding sensor histidine kinase has translation MIKFKFKKNEKEQQGDINIKKLAVYSLMVAVLLLVNFFAGSKIVNTSFPWYSNVSIFLLININIILLLVVLILIFRNLGKLFIDRKKNLFGTRLQGKLVIFSTLIAVVPVLVVFIFSSSIINNSIDKWFDAQIEQALKSSIDLMQKYQNRLEKDIVEQSDILSGFISSGEYLFKTKYDQLEEFTANYIDKNRIDGIAVYNNQNIRISSQEKSFFYFNTFVNESIIKDILEKKSIARYEFVGNDQIYWVGHPIFSNKSNNIVIGALFIYKLVPVNEADKVTKILDSYNNYRQTKFFAEPVKNSYKILLVLITLLVVFAGIWGSLVYAKSITKPIELLAAASVEVSKGNLNIEVDVQGDDELAFMTRAFNSMVKRLKMHNDELNLKNEKLSEMFMQIARDNQYIDSIFKNVKSAIFYYTSRLEPLKTNDYAEEILRYAEAEFNDHVLIPASVFVAADEREFEFQIEMMIEGEMRTLTANITKIYDHEGKAENLVIVLDDITDLLNFQRVNIWKEIATRIAHEIKNPLTPIKLTAERVHKKTSAGGDTQDFIISSMETIINEVEGLQTMVNEFNMFARLPELKKDVFPLCVFLDEVASFYTASHPNVHIDIDCEDIEMFGDRPQLKRVFINLMSNSIDAMVNNTGSISISAVENQDRLRIIYEDSGKGIPSEDLHRIFIPYFSKKPDGTGLGLAIVKKIIEVHNGTVIAESEYGKYTRFIMEFHKAV, from the coding sequence ATGATAAAATTCAAATTTAAAAAGAACGAAAAAGAACAGCAGGGCGACATTAACATTAAGAAACTGGCAGTCTATAGCCTGATGGTTGCCGTGCTTCTGCTGGTGAACTTCTTTGCAGGGTCAAAGATAGTCAACACCAGCTTCCCCTGGTATTCAAACGTTTCTATCTTTCTGCTTATAAATATCAATATAATTCTTCTCCTTGTTGTGCTGATACTTATCTTTAGAAATCTTGGCAAATTGTTTATAGACAGGAAGAAAAACCTATTCGGAACTCGTCTTCAGGGGAAACTTGTCATATTCTCAACGCTTATTGCCGTGGTTCCTGTTCTTGTAGTTTTTATATTTTCCAGCTCCATCATAAACAACAGCATCGACAAATGGTTTGATGCCCAGATAGAACAGGCTCTGAAAAGCTCCATTGATCTGATGCAGAAATATCAGAACAGACTCGAAAAAGACATTGTGGAACAAAGTGACATCCTCTCCGGCTTTATCTCTTCCGGTGAGTACCTATTTAAAACAAAATATGACCAGCTGGAAGAATTTACAGCTAACTACATAGATAAAAACCGGATCGACGGCATAGCAGTATATAATAATCAGAATATACGCATTTCATCTCAGGAGAAATCCTTCTTTTACTTTAATACGTTTGTTAATGAAAGCATCATAAAAGACATATTGGAAAAGAAATCAATTGCCCGCTACGAGTTCGTAGGTAACGATCAGATCTACTGGGTAGGGCACCCCATATTTTCTAATAAGAGCAACAATATCGTAATTGGTGCTCTGTTTATCTATAAGCTTGTACCCGTTAATGAAGCGGACAAAGTTACAAAGATTCTGGACTCATACAACAACTACCGTCAGACAAAGTTTTTTGCTGAGCCGGTTAAGAATTCTTATAAGATACTACTGGTTCTCATAACTCTCCTCGTGGTTTTTGCGGGTATATGGGGGAGTCTTGTTTATGCCAAAAGCATTACAAAGCCCATAGAGCTGCTCGCTGCGGCATCTGTGGAAGTTTCAAAAGGTAACCTGAATATTGAGGTGGATGTACAAGGAGATGATGAGCTTGCTTTTATGACCCGGGCTTTCAACTCTATGGTAAAACGTCTTAAAATGCATAATGACGAGCTTAATCTTAAAAATGAAAAGCTGTCGGAAATGTTTATGCAGATAGCTCGTGACAACCAGTATATAGATTCTATTTTTAAAAATGTTAAGTCAGCTATATTTTACTATACCAGCCGTCTGGAACCTCTGAAAACAAATGACTACGCAGAAGAGATTCTCCGTTATGCAGAGGCAGAATTTAATGACCACGTTCTGATCCCTGCGTCTGTCTTTGTCGCTGCGGATGAACGGGAGTTTGAGTTTCAGATTGAGATGATGATAGAAGGGGAGATGCGCACTCTCACTGCCAATATTACCAAAATTTATGATCACGAAGGGAAAGCGGAAAACCTTGTTATCGTTCTGGACGATATAACAGACCTGCTGAATTTTCAGCGGGTTAATATATGGAAAGAGATAGCAACCCGTATTGCCCACGAAATAAAAAACCCGCTGACACCAATCAAGCTCACTGCGGAACGTGTACACAAGAAGACTTCCGCAGGCGGTGATACTCAGGATTTTATCATAAGCAGCATGGAGACCATCATTAATGAAGTGGAAGGTTTGCAGACTATGGTAAATGAATTTAACATGTTTGCCAGACTCCCCGAGCTCAAAAAGGATGTGTTCCCTCTGTGCGTATTTCTTGATGAAGTTGCTTCTTTTTATACAGCATCACACCCGAATGTACATATAGATATTGACTGTGAAGATATAGAGATGTTCGGAGACAGACCGCAGCTTAAGCGTGTGTTCATAAACCTTATGAGCAACTCAATTGATGCAATGGTAAATAATACTGGATCCATAAGCATATCTGCTGTTGAAAATCAGGACAGATTAAGGATAATATACGAAGACTCAGGAAAGGGGATTCCGTCGGAAGACCTGCACCGGATATTCATACCCTATTTCAGTAAAAAACCTGACGGAACCGGACTTGGGCTTGCGATAGTTAAAAAAATTATCGAGGTTCATAACGGGACTGTTATTGCTGAAAGTGAATATGGCAAATATACAAGATTTATTATGGAATTCCATAAGGCAGTATAA
- a CDS encoding YoaP domain-containing protein: MYKPFDKSAPLPKFKDCARNGGCDITEGLAVYYTDACPYNDYYINIVLKELAAQANKKLTIVKLDSKTAAQSHFVPHTLYSLFEDGKSVTQQVLSERSFRRFIRARSIAYIPCKHR; this comes from the coding sequence ATGTATAAACCCTTCGACAAGTCAGCTCCTCTGCCTAAGTTTAAAGACTGCGCCAGAAATGGGGGGTGTGACATAACTGAGGGGCTTGCTGTTTACTATACCGATGCCTGCCCCTATAACGACTATTACATAAATATCGTTCTCAAAGAGCTTGCAGCTCAGGCTAATAAAAAACTGACAATAGTAAAGCTGGATTCAAAAACAGCGGCACAAAGCCATTTTGTACCGCATACGTTATATTCGTTGTTCGAAGACGGAAAGTCTGTTACACAGCAAGTTCTTTCTGAGAGAAGTTTCAGAAGATTTATCAGAGCTCGATCTATAGCTTATATCCCATGTAAACACCGATAG
- a CDS encoding sigma-54-dependent transcriptional regulator: protein MANILIIDDEKSICTTIQGILEDEGYTADYALTFCDGFKKLKDGSFDILFLDIWLPDRDGIDGLKEIKKYFPELEVVIISGHGNIENAVEAIRVGAYDFLEKPLSLERILLIVKHLQDKFQLMRDLRESRGDQLKKYDLIGTSKPLLDLRKKIEKIAPTNAWVMITGENGTGKEHVARLIHMLSKRSRNSFVEINCAAIPSELLESEMFGHEKGAFTGAHMAKKGKFEEGDNGTVFLDEIGDMEMSAQAKLLRVLENNTFSRVGGNASVSSDFRLITATNKELEDEISDGNFREDLYYRINVVPLVVPPLRERHDDIPLLVNHFIKEACSFNGIELKKVDEELMHLFVQFEWPGNVRQLKNLVERMVVLSEDSVMSLDDAPDFIQGKHFPQKSYDVEYEYPLKHAKENFEKHYILNILQNNDWNISRSARILEIERTYLHRKIKAYGIEKS, encoded by the coding sequence ATGGCAAACATACTTATAATTGATGACGAGAAAAGTATCTGTACAACCATTCAGGGGATTTTGGAAGACGAAGGCTATACGGCAGACTACGCACTGACCTTCTGTGATGGTTTTAAAAAACTTAAAGATGGTTCCTTTGATATACTTTTTCTTGATATATGGCTTCCTGACAGGGACGGCATAGATGGTCTGAAAGAGATCAAGAAATATTTTCCAGAACTAGAGGTTGTGATAATAAGCGGACACGGCAATATTGAAAATGCTGTTGAAGCTATCAGAGTAGGGGCTTATGACTTTCTTGAAAAGCCGCTGTCTCTTGAGAGAATATTGCTCATTGTCAAGCATTTACAGGATAAGTTTCAACTGATGCGTGACCTTCGTGAATCACGTGGTGACCAGCTGAAAAAATACGATCTGATAGGCACTAGCAAACCTCTGCTTGATCTGCGTAAAAAAATAGAAAAGATAGCACCAACAAATGCATGGGTCATGATCACAGGCGAAAACGGCACAGGGAAGGAGCATGTTGCGAGACTTATACATATGCTTTCCAAACGCTCAAGAAATTCTTTTGTAGAGATCAACTGCGCCGCAATCCCTTCCGAGCTGCTGGAAAGTGAGATGTTCGGACATGAAAAGGGAGCATTTACCGGTGCTCATATGGCGAAAAAAGGGAAGTTTGAAGAGGGGGACAATGGTACTGTTTTTCTTGACGAAATTGGAGATATGGAAATGTCGGCACAAGCGAAACTGCTGCGTGTCCTTGAAAATAATACATTTTCCCGTGTCGGAGGCAATGCCTCTGTTTCTTCTGATTTCCGCCTGATAACAGCGACAAATAAAGAGCTTGAGGATGAGATCTCTGACGGTAATTTCCGTGAAGATCTTTACTATCGTATAAATGTAGTTCCGCTTGTCGTTCCGCCCCTGCGTGAAAGGCATGACGATATACCTCTGTTAGTAAACCATTTTATCAAAGAAGCCTGCTCTTTCAACGGAATAGAACTAAAAAAAGTTGACGAAGAACTTATGCATCTGTTTGTTCAGTTTGAGTGGCCGGGTAACGTTCGCCAGCTCAAAAACCTTGTTGAACGCATGGTTGTACTATCTGAAGACAGTGTAATGAGTCTTGACGACGCTCCTGATTTTATACAGGGGAAACACTTTCCTCAGAAAAGTTATGATGTAGAGTATGAATATCCTCTGAAACATGCGAAAGAAAATTTTGAAAAACACTATATACTCAACATCTTACAGAATAATGACTGGAATATAAGCCGTTCGGCTCGTATTCTCGAGATAGAGAGGACATATCTTCATAGAAAAATTAAAGCCTACGGCATCGAAAAATCTTAA